The genome window AACCTAGAAATAAGAATGGATGAAATTTTGAAAAATGTGGCAATTTACCTTGGTTTGCCTTTTTTACTAGGAATTTTAAGTAGGGTTATTTTTATTGGTTTAAAAGGTAAAGAATGGTTTGAGCAAAAATTCTTACCTAAAATTAGTCCTATTACGCTTATTACTTTACTTTTTACTATAATTATTATGTGTTCTTATCGATCAAGTGATATTTTTAATTTACCTTTGGATGTATTTAAAATTTGCATTCCTTTGTTTTTATATTTTGTGATAATGTTTTATAGTTCTTGGTTTATAAGTAAAAAACTAGGTTTAAACTATGAAAAAAACACAGCTATTAGTTTTAGCGCTAGTGGTAATAATTTTGAACTTGCCATAGCTATATCCATTGCATCTTTTGGTATAAGCTCATTACAATCATTTGCTGCTATTATAGGCCCATTGATTGAAGTGCCTGTTTTGATTTTACTTGTTAAATGGGCTTTGAAGTTTAAATATTAATAACACCGCTAAAAAATCAGTGGTGTTATTTTTTATGAGAGAATTTATGAGGATGGCTACCTTTAATATGAATAATTTTACCATCTTGTAAATCATAAGCTTGTCCAAATCCTTTTACAAAGCGTCCATTATGAAAGTCGAGTTTAATCAAATGAAAATCAAGCATTGTTCTGATCATCTTTACTGCTTTATCATCTTTTACTTGTTCTTCAAATTCGTCATATTTTTTATCAAAATCGTTGTTTCTTTCGAGTATGGTTGCGCTTGCTTTATAACGCAATCTTTTTCTTAGTGTTATCGAGCTTGCTTTGCATTCATCTTCTAAAAACATCACTTCAATATTTTTTGGATTTGCTTTGATATTGTTAAAATGCTCACTGATTTGACTAATGTAAATATAGTTTTCAGATTGAAATCTAAAAAATGGAGCATAAGAACAAGTAGCTTCACCATTTTCTGTCAGTGTTGCTAAAATGATAGAGTTATATTGAGCAATAAATTCATTAATTTCTTGATGTATGTTTTCTGTGTTATCGTTTTTTACGCTTAAACAAAGTTCTATGATTACATCTTTAATAGAATTTTCATCAGCTATTGTTGGAAAATTAACGCGCAATGTTTGATTGTTGTTATATATAATATCCAATCCTTCAAAATCGACACTTTGTAGTGTAGCATTTTTGATTATTTTAGAATTAGAAAATTTTTTACATAAATCTATTAAATTAGACTGATGATGTGAGTTTATATGCTCTATAATAGTGTTGAAATTCATTATACTATCCTTTTTTTGTTTAGCTTAATATCAAATATACTATATCTTAAATTGATGATAATTTTATATTTTGGCAAAAAATTTTTCATTGCTAAAAAACTAAGTGCTAATATACAAAGCTAGCTCATCACTTAAAAGATAATTGGTGTTATAAAAAAATCCATTTTTATAAACTAATTTTTCTTTTTTGCTAAGAAAAATTGCTTTATCTTTTTCTAAGGGTTTTAGTTTTGTTTCATCTACTCCTATAATGCTTCTAAGCCCTAGAAAAATATGCTCTAAACATAAATCTTTCGAATTTAAATTTTCAATTTTTCTAAAACAAGGATTTGTTATATAATCTTTTAAACTTTTTTTGGTGTAAAGTCTTTGATTTTTTAAAAACCCCACAGCACTTAGACCACAGCCAATATAGTCTTTTCCTTGCCAGTATGCAAGATTATGTTTGCAAATTTGTCCAAAATTGCTAATTTCATATTGTTTATAGCCAAGATTTTCAATTGCTTTGATAAAGTATTTTGCAAGGCGTGGAGCGTTTTTTTTAAAATGAAATTTTTTAGCAAATCTAGTTTTTTCTTCTATGGTTAGACTATAAGCGCTCACATGGTTAATATCAAGCAGGGCAAGTTTGTAAATTTCATAATCAAGCATTTTTTTATCATCAAGTTTTGTATCATAGATTAAGTCCAGATTGATATTGTTAAATCCTGCTTTTTTTGCATTTTCTATACTAGTAAAAATACTTTTTTGATCATGAATACGCCCAAGAAATTGTAATTTTTTTTCATGAAAACTTTGTACACCAAAAGAAATACGATTAAAACCTAAATTTTTTATTTCTTTAAGCCATGAAAAATTACTTGAGTTGGGGTTGGCTTCTATGCTGATTTCACTATCTTTTTGTAAATAACTTTGTAAAAAAATAAATATTTTTTCATAAAAACTAGCATCCATTAAACTAGGCGTGCCACCACCTATAAAAACAGTCTTTATGGAATTTTTATCAAGTTTAAAAAAATTTAGTTGATATCTTATATCTTGTATTAAAGCATTTAAATAATCTTTTTCAACATCTTTTTTCTTAAGTGAGGTAAAAGAACAATAAAAACACTTACTTTCGCAAAATGGTATATGTATATATAAATGCATAAAACTTCTTTAAAATGTGATTATAAATTCGTATTTTTTTGTTAGAATTATATTATTTAAAAGTCAAGGATAAGAAAATCATGGAAAAAGAAAAAAAATATAGGCCAAATGTAGCTGCTATAATACTATCATCAGCTTATCCTTTTGAATGTAAAATTTTACTTGCTAAACGTAATGATATGGAAGATATATGGCAATTTCCTCAAGGTGGTATAGATAAGGGGGAAGATGCTAAAAGTGCATTGTTTAGAGAATTAAAAGAAGAAATAGGTACAGATGAGATTGAAATTTTGGCTGAGTATCCTGAGTGGATTAGTTATGATTTTCCAGCCAAAGTCGCCCAAAAGATGTATCCTTATGATGGTCAAAATCAAAAATATTTTTTAGTTAGATTAAAAAATAAAGCTATTATTAATCTAAATACTAAAAATCCTGAATTTAATGCTTGCAAATTTGTTTTATTAGAAGATGTTTATGATATGATTAATCATTTTAAAAAACCTATATATACCAAGGTTTTAAAATATTTTAAAGAAAGGGGGTATATTTAATGCTGATCGTACAAAAATATGGGGGAACAAGTGTAGGAACACTTGAGCGTATTGATGAAGTTGCTAAAAGAGTGGCAAAAAGTAAAAAAACTTGCGATAAGTTAGTTGTAGTTGTTTCAGCAATGAGTGGGGTGACTAACGAACTTATTGATTTTGCTCACCATTTTAGTAAAAATCCTTCAGGTCGTGAGATGGATATGCTTTTAAGTAGTGGTGAACGTGTGACTTCATCTTTGCTTGCTATTGCGCTAAATGAAATGGGTTTAAAAGCTACTGCATTTTCCGGACGTAATGCAGGAATTATTACAGATGATGTTTATACTAAAGCAAGAATAGAACACATTGATACTACAAATATCAACAAAGCTTTAGATGAAGGATATATCGTAGTAGTGGCTGGCTTTCAAGGTATTGATAAAATGGGTAATGTTACTACTTTGGGCCGTGGTGGAAGTGATTTAAGTGCGGTTGCGTTAGCAGGAGCTTTAAATGCTGATTTATGTGAGATTTATACTGATGTAGATGGAGTATATACTACCGATCCTAGAATTGAACCAAAGGCTAAAAAGCTAGATAAAATTTCTTATGAAGAAATGCTAGAGCTTGCAAGTTTAGGAGCTAAAGTTTTACAAAACCGCTCTGTAGAGCTTGCTAAAAAATTAAATGTGAAATTAGTTACTAGAAGTAGCTTTAATGAAAATGAAGGTACGATTATTACTAAGGAGGAAAATATGGAACAGGCTTTGGTTAGCGGTATAGCACTAGATAAAAACCAAGCAAGGGTTACTTTAAGAAATATTGATGATAAACCAGGTATTGCTGCTGAAATTTTTGGAACTTTAGCAAATGAAAATATCAATGTGGATATGATTATCCAAAATGTCGGAGTAGATGGAGCCACAAATTTAGGCTTTACAGTGCCTGAAAACGAGCTTGATTTAGCAACTAATGCTATGAAAAAAGTTTTAGGTGCTAATGCTAATATAGAAACAGATAGTGCTGTGGTAAAAGTTTCAGTTGTGGGTGTGGGTATGAAATCACATTCTGGAGTAGCTTCAGCAGCTTTTAAAGCATTGGCAAATGAAAATATCAACATACAAATGATTTCTACAAGTGAAATTAAAATTTCAGTTATCGTGCATGAAAAATACGGCGAATTGGCTGTAAGAGTATTGCATGAAGTTTATAAACTAGATGTATAAATGAGCAATAGTTTTTTAAAATTTACCCTAGAACAAATCCGAGAAAATGGTACTTATACAAGTTGGTTAGAAGAAAGGCGTCTTGAATGGTCGCCTTTGATTGCTTCTAAGTTAGCTTTGCTTTTGCAAGGTTATACTTTTATTGTGATTACTGATGATCAAAGAGCTTGGTTTGAAGAGTATTTTTTAAGCCAAATCAATGCTAGTACCACAAGACCTTTGGTGCCTTTTGTGTCTTTAAAAGGAATTTATAATAAAGCTTGTAATACCCAAGAAGATATAGATTTGCTAAATGATCTTTTGAGTATTTCTTTTCCTAATGGTTATGCTTTTTTCTATATAGGAACTAACACAGGTTTTAAATTTAAAATCGCTAATTCTAAAGCAGAAAGTATGCTTTGGCTTTTTGATGAGCAATTGCAAAATAGTTTTTATCTTTCCTCACGCGATAAAGAATTAGACTATAAACTTATTTCTTTATATAAAGTATTTGAACAAAGCTTAGAGGCTGTACTTTTTTCTAAGGTAGAAATTTGAATCTAAGAAATAAAATCATTATTCATAATGATTTTGAGCTAATGCAAGAAAAGCTCACAGAAGAATATGGAGCAAAAAATCTTAAATTTTTCATACCTAAAAATCCTGACTTAGAATTAAGACTAAATGACTTAACCTATGATAAAAACGCTCAAGCAACCGCAAAAGCTATTATGAAAGAAAGCTATGTAGCTGAAGCGCAGGCTAAAATCATTGTTATACTAGCTAGATCTTTTCGTGAAGAAGCGCAAAATTTTTTACTAAAGCTTTTTGAAGAGCCACCAAAAAATGTATATTTTATCATCGTAGCTCCTTCAAAAAATGTTTTTTTGCCTACTATACTTTCAAGATTTATCGTAGAAAAGCATAAAATTCAAAAAGAAAAAATATCTTTAAATTTAGATCTTAAAAAAATAGATCTTGCTCAAATTGCTTCATTATTAAAACAATATGAAAATATAGACAAGCATGAGTGTTTAGAGCTAATTAGTGCTTTAAGCCATGAGTGCTTTAAACAAGATATAAAATTAAACGATGAAGAAATCGAATTTTTCTACAAAGCTTATGAGTTAGCTAAATTAAATGCAAAGCCAACTATTTTACTAAGTACCATAGCTTTAATTTTACACGAGAGAAAAAATGAAAATCATTAAAATCAATCCTAACACAGACTTTGAACAAATTTCTAAATATATAAAACCACACAAAGCGGGTGAGAAAATTATGAGTGAAAAAACTCAAATTCATTTTTTTCTTATTAAAGAGTTAAGAGCGCCTGCTGCAAATATACTCAAGCAAGATGCACTAAGAGTTGGAGCTGAGCTTGTAACACATAAAGAAGTTATACTAGGTAAAGAACATACTAATGCCTTACTTATGGTAACGCAAGATCAAGTCAAAAAGCTTATAGAAAAAGAAAAATTACAAGATTTTAAACTTAAAAATTTAGCACTATTTTTAAAGTCTAATTTCGCTAAACCCAAATATGCAAAAATTATGGGTGTGATTAATATCAATGAAGATAGTTTTAATGCTCAAAGTAGGGTTAAAGAAAATGAAGTTTTAGAAAAAATCGAACTTATGATCTCTCAAGGGGCTGATTATATAGATATAGGTGCGGTTTCTTCAAGACCTGGTAGTGTGTATTGTGGGAAAGAAGAAGAGTTTAAGCGTTTAAAAAATACCCTAGATTTAATTTATAGAGAAAAACTTTATGAAAAATGTATTTTTAGTTTAGATAGCTTTGATGAGTATTGTTTAGAATATGCTTTAAATAAAGGCTTTAAGCTTATTAATGATATTACTGGGTTTAAAAATGAAAATTTAGCCAAACTAGCTTTAAAATACAAAGCCACTTACACACTCATGCATATACAAAATACCCCACAAAATATGCAAGATAGCCCACATTATGAAGATGTACTCGCTGAGCTTGATGATTTTTTTGCTCAAAAACTAGAAAGATTAAGTGAGCTTGGTTTAGAAGATGTGGTTTTAGATGTTGGCATTGGTTTTGGTAAAAGTCCTTGGCATAATATGATGTTAATCAAACACTTAGAGCATTTTTTACGCTTTGAAAAAGAGCTTTTAATCGGAGCTAGTAGGAAAAGTATGATAAATGCTTATTTTAATTCAAGCGTTGAGCAAAGGCTAGCTGGTACACTTTATTTGCATTTGGAGGCTTTCAAAAATGGTGCAAGCATTATAAGAGCACATGATGTGTATGAACATAAGCAAATGTTTGAACTTGCAAAAGCTATGGATGAACTTTCTTTGGAGCAATGATGACTTATCAAGAGTATTTAGAAAAGGTAAAATTAGCAAAAGAATGGATGAGGGCCTATTATGAAGATGATGAGCCTTTAGCAAGCGATGAAGAATACGATAAACTTATAAGAGAGTTAAAAGCATTTGAAACGCTTCATCAAGAAAAGATTTCTAAAGATTCTCCTACGCAAAATATTGCCCCGACTATACAAAGTGAGTTTTATAAACTTGCACACAGTGCAAAAATGTGGTCTATGGAAGATGTTTTTGATGAAGCTGAGCTTAGAGCTTGGGCAAAAAGAGCTAAATGTGAGTTTAATTTTTTCATAGAACCTAAATTTGATGGGGCGAGTTTAAATCTTACCTATGAAAATGGTATTTTAATCAGCGGTGCTACAAGAGGCGATGGCGAAATAGGCGAGGATATTACTTTAAATGTAAAAGAAATATCTAACATACCTCAAAAAATTCCTTATAAAGACAAGATAGAAATTCGTGGCGAAGTAGTGATT of Campylobacter lari contains these proteins:
- a CDS encoding HugZ family heme oxygenase produces the protein MNFNTIIEHINSHHQSNLIDLCKKFSNSKIIKNATLQSVDFEGLDIIYNNNQTLRVNFPTIADENSIKDVIIELCLSVKNDNTENIHQEINEFIAQYNSIILATLTENGEATCSYAPFFRFQSENYIYISQISEHFNNIKANPKNIEVMFLEDECKASSITLRKRLRYKASATILERNNDFDKKYDEFEEQVKDDKAVKMIRTMLDFHLIKLDFHNGRFVKGFGQAYDLQDGKIIHIKGSHPHKFSHKK
- the hemW gene encoding radical SAM family heme chaperone HemW, producing the protein MHLYIHIPFCESKCFYCSFTSLKKKDVEKDYLNALIQDIRYQLNFFKLDKNSIKTVFIGGGTPSLMDASFYEKIFIFLQSYLQKDSEISIEANPNSSNFSWLKEIKNLGFNRISFGVQSFHEKKLQFLGRIHDQKSIFTSIENAKKAGFNNINLDLIYDTKLDDKKMLDYEIYKLALLDINHVSAYSLTIEEKTRFAKKFHFKKNAPRLAKYFIKAIENLGYKQYEISNFGQICKHNLAYWQGKDYIGCGLSAVGFLKNQRLYTKKSLKDYITNPCFRKIENLNSKDLCLEHIFLGLRSIIGVDETKLKPLEKDKAIFLSKKEKLVYKNGFFYNTNYLLSDELALYIST
- a CDS encoding RNA pyrophosphohydrolase; the protein is MEKEKKYRPNVAAIILSSAYPFECKILLAKRNDMEDIWQFPQGGIDKGEDAKSALFRELKEEIGTDEIEILAEYPEWISYDFPAKVAQKMYPYDGQNQKYFLVRLKNKAIINLNTKNPEFNACKFVLLEDVYDMINHFKKPIYTKVLKYFKERGYI
- a CDS encoding aspartate kinase, with product MLIVQKYGGTSVGTLERIDEVAKRVAKSKKTCDKLVVVVSAMSGVTNELIDFAHHFSKNPSGREMDMLLSSGERVTSSLLAIALNEMGLKATAFSGRNAGIITDDVYTKARIEHIDTTNINKALDEGYIVVVAGFQGIDKMGNVTTLGRGGSDLSAVALAGALNADLCEIYTDVDGVYTTDPRIEPKAKKLDKISYEEMLELASLGAKVLQNRSVELAKKLNVKLVTRSSFNENEGTIITKEENMEQALVSGIALDKNQARVTLRNIDDKPGIAAEIFGTLANENINVDMIIQNVGVDGATNLGFTVPENELDLATNAMKKVLGANANIETDSAVVKVSVVGVGMKSHSGVASAAFKALANENINIQMISTSEIKISVIVHEKYGELAVRVLHEVYKLDV
- a CDS encoding HobA family DNA replication regulator — translated: MSNSFLKFTLEQIRENGTYTSWLEERRLEWSPLIASKLALLLQGYTFIVITDDQRAWFEEYFLSQINASTTRPLVPFVSLKGIYNKACNTQEDIDLLNDLLSISFPNGYAFFYIGTNTGFKFKIANSKAESMLWLFDEQLQNSFYLSSRDKELDYKLISLYKVFEQSLEAVLFSKVEI
- a CDS encoding DNA polymerase III subunit delta', whose amino-acid sequence is MQEKLTEEYGAKNLKFFIPKNPDLELRLNDLTYDKNAQATAKAIMKESYVAEAQAKIIVILARSFREEAQNFLLKLFEEPPKNVYFIIVAPSKNVFLPTILSRFIVEKHKIQKEKISLNLDLKKIDLAQIASLLKQYENIDKHECLELISALSHECFKQDIKLNDEEIEFFYKAYELAKLNAKPTILLSTIALILHERKNENH
- the folP gene encoding dihydropteroate synthase; its protein translation is MKIIKINPNTDFEQISKYIKPHKAGEKIMSEKTQIHFFLIKELRAPAANILKQDALRVGAELVTHKEVILGKEHTNALLMVTQDQVKKLIEKEKLQDFKLKNLALFLKSNFAKPKYAKIMGVININEDSFNAQSRVKENEVLEKIELMISQGADYIDIGAVSSRPGSVYCGKEEEFKRLKNTLDLIYREKLYEKCIFSLDSFDEYCLEYALNKGFKLINDITGFKNENLAKLALKYKATYTLMHIQNTPQNMQDSPHYEDVLAELDDFFAQKLERLSELGLEDVVLDVGIGFGKSPWHNMMLIKHLEHFLRFEKELLIGASRKSMINAYFNSSVEQRLAGTLYLHLEAFKNGASIIRAHDVYEHKQMFELAKAMDELSLEQ